A DNA window from Salvelinus sp. IW2-2015 linkage group LG4q.1:29, ASM291031v2, whole genome shotgun sequence contains the following coding sequences:
- the LOC111962194 gene encoding ferritin heavy chain A gives MAEPSGKRLKTNLPNCKTHRAFLGSRVKQNLPAVVEESLCGVSTFIMEVAYILDALAKIFEQDDIALPRVAAFFHEQSVHEQAKAEAMLDYLSDRGGQYCSKDIQRPSCEVCAVIPALELMLGQWKEEMAVMVELSQLSKEHSDSHSASVVKSRFLGPLVPRVKLLGDLLTNARRVGCTSDRSGGFGEYLIDQLQEELTNVSSR, from the exons ATGGCTGAACCAAGCGGCAAAAGATTGAAGACCAACCTGCCTAACTGTAAAACTCACCGAGCTTTTCTCGGGAGCAGAGTGAAACAGAATCTCCCAGCGGTCGTTGAGGAGAGTTTGTGCGGAGTATCTACATTTATTATGGAGGTCGCTTACATACTTGATGCACTG GCCAAGATATTTGAGCAGGATGACATTGCCTTGCCAAGAGTGGCAGCGTTCTTCCACGAGCAGTCTGTGCACGAGCAGGCGAAGGCTGAGGCCATGCTGGACTACCTGTCAGACAGAGGGGGACAGTACTGCAGTAAAGACATCCAG AGGCCTAGCTGTGAGGTGTGTGCGGTGATCCCCGCCCTGGAGCTGATGCTGGGCCAGTGGAAGGAGGAGATGGCCGTGATGGTGGAGCTCAGCCAGTTGTCCAAGGAGCACAGCGACTCGCACTCCGCCAGTGTGGTCAAGAGCCGCTTCCTGGGGCCGCTGGTGCCCCGTGTCAAACTGCTGGGAGACCTGCTGACCAACGCACGTAGGGTGGGCTGCACCAGCGACCGCTCGGGGGGCTTCGGGGAGTACCTCATCGACCAGCTGCAGGAGGAGTTGACCAACGTCTCCAGTAGATAA